Proteins co-encoded in one Panulirus ornatus isolate Po-2019 chromosome 56, ASM3632096v1, whole genome shotgun sequence genomic window:
- the DppIII gene encoding dipeptidyl peptidase 3 isoform X1: protein MNIFTLVACNFRKRRAMLDISQFCARTFERFPMKSLSLTTNATLLSKNCRELLVMSSASVSTSPRHFSRSFNMSSQHELPLDTPILYLKSEEAFAGLTARERHYAHHLSRASWWGGFIVLCQTSPESPLIFSLLTRVFRSQPIDTLQEIAIEKAGFTEDEFKSLLIYYSGLAYNMGNYLGFGDRKFIPSVSREKLETLIKASKANLEAPDVIQKYLNQALGPSYDLQENKRFLGMPPSGVTMYFTPNCTQEDAELAKEYMASKNIEAWNNRLLKYEKNGQTMYDIRIASIEQGHAEDITVDCEEFQGHKFCVSRGDYSFFLQKMIEELQLAKDYTASDVEIRMLDKYIECFSKGSVKAHKDGSTFWVKNKSPAVETYMGFIEVYRDPVNQRAEFESFVAVVNREQSRKFDTLVARAEKEFLPLLPWGKDFEEDVFMRPDFSSLDILTFASSGLPIGINIPNYKDVKEEQGFKNVSLTNVMAARTGIKGGPFLSEADHALREKHGALALEIQVGLHELLGHGCGKFLRRKDDGSLNFDPVKMKNPYTGDKVLFYEKGENYNSRFTNLASAYEECRAETVALYLGLVDDILDVFGVLAEDRENVKYVSWLDMMYAGLRGLEMYQPSQGKWGQAHSQARYVILRVALEAGQGLVNITQTTGSDGLPDLRLTLDKTKIHTVGHKAMGDFLSKLQVYRSMGDSESGRAMFEKYSEVPLDGPFPFSKWHEIVVRKRRPRMILAMPNTRIVGEDIELVSYTEAIDCVTKSWVDRFSSEEYDAIECALTAFARGWTE from the exons ATGAATATATTTACCCTTGTAGCATGTAATTTTAGAAAAAGAAGAGCAATGTTGGATATTTCACAGTTTTGTGCCAGAACTTTTGAAAGATTTCCAATGAAATCATTAAGTTTAACCACAAATGCTACTCTTCTTTCAAAAAATTGTCGTGAGTTACTGGTTATGTCTTCTGCATCTGTTAGTACATCCCCCAGACACTTCAGCAG ATCATTCAACATGAGTTCTCAACATGAACTACCCCTAGACACACCTATACTGTATCTCAAGAGTGAAGAAGCCTTTGCTGGCCTTACTGCCCGTGAACGTCATTATGCACATCACCTTTCTAGGGCGTCATGGTGGGGTGGTTTTATAGTCTTATGTCAGACCTCCCCTGAGAGCCCCTTGATATTCAGCCTGTTGACTCGAGTCTTCAGGTCACAACCTATTGATACCCTACAAGAAATAGCCATAGAGAAAGCAGGCTTCACAGAGGATGAGTTTAAATCACTCTTGATCTACTATTCTGGTCTAGCATACAATATGGGGAATTATTTAGGTTTTGGTGATAGAAAGTTTATTCCTAGTGTGAGCCGGGAGAAGTTAGAAACTCTGATAAAAGCTTCTAAGGCAAATCTTGAGGCACCAGATGTAATTCAGAAGTATCTGAATCAGGCTTTAGGACCATCATATGATTTACAGGAAAACAAAAGGTTCCTTGGTATGCCTCCTTCTGGAGTCACAATGTATTTCACACCAAACTGTACACAAGAGGATGCTGAACTAGCCAAGGAATATATGGCTTCAAAGAACATTGAAGCATGGAATAATCGTTtgctgaaatatgaaaaaaatggtcAAACTATGTATGACATTCGAATAGCTTCTATTGAACAGGGACATGCTGAAGATATTACAGTTGATTGTGAGGAATTTCAGGGCCACAAGTTTTGTGTGAGTAGGGGGGactattcttttttccttcagaAGATGATTGAAGAACTCCAGCTAGCAAAAGATTACACTGCCAGTGATGTTGAGATTCGGATGCTTGACAAGTACATTGAGTGTTTTAGCAAGGGATCAGTAAAAGCTCACAAGGATGGATCAACCTTTTGGGTGAAGAATAAGTCCCCAGCAGTTGAAACATATATGGGCTTCATTGAGGTTTACAGAGACCCAGTAAATCAGCGTGCTGAATTTGAATCTTTTGTTGCAGTTGTAAACAGAGAGCAATCTCGAAAGTTTGATACTCTTGTAGCCCGAGCTGAGAAGGAGTTTTTACCTCTTCTTCCATGGGGTAAAGATTTTGAAGAGGATGTATTTATGCGACCAGATTTTTCTTCATTAGATATattgacttttgcatcatctggaCTACCTATTGGCATTAACATCCCAAATTACAAGGATGTAAAAGAAGAGCAGGGTTTTAAGAATGTGAGTTTGACTAATGTCATGGCTGCACGTACTGGTATAAAAGGTGGTCCATTCCTTTCCGAAGCAGATCATGCATTACGGGAAAAGCATGGGGCTTTGGCCTTGGAAATCCAGGTAGGGCTTCATGAACTTCTTGGACATGGTTGTGGAAAGTTCCTTCGACGCAAAGATGATGGATCTCTTAATTTTGATCCAGTAAAAATGAAGAACCCATACACGGGGGATAAAGTGTTGTTTtatgaaaaaggagaaaattaCAATTCACGTTTCACCAACTTAGCCAGCGCTTATGAGGAATGCAGAGCTGAAACTGTAGCACTGTACCTAGGACTTGTTGATGACATTCTTGATGTCTTTGGAGTGCTTGCTGAAGACCGTGAGAATGTAAAGTATGTTTCATGGTTGGATATGATGTATGCAGGCCTTAGGGGTTTAGAAATGTATCAGCCTAGCCAAGGAAAATGGGGTCAGGCTCATTCTCAAGCACGTTATGTAATCTTGCGAGTTGCTCTAGAGGCTGGGCAAGGGTTAGTTAACATCACCCAAACAACTGGTAGTGATGGTCTACCTGATCTACGTCTCACCCTTGACAAGACCAAAATCCATACTGTTGGACACAAGGCTATGGGGGATTTTCTGAGCAAACTTCAGGTATACAGATCAATGGGTGATTCAGAATCAGGTCGAGCTATGTTTGAGAAGTACTCCGAGGTACCACTAGATGGTCCATTTCCTTTCAGTAAGTGGCATGAGATTGTAGTGAGGAAACGTAGACCACGCATGATTCTAGCTATGCCCAACACTCGCATAGTGGGAGAAGATATTGAGCTTGTGTCGTATACTGAAGCAATAGACTGTGTAACAAAATCTTGGGTTGATCGCTTCTCCTCAGAGGAATATGATGCTATAGAATGTGCTCTAACAGCCTTTGCTAGAGGCTGGACAGAATGA
- the DppIII gene encoding dipeptidyl peptidase 3 isoform X2, with product MSSQHELPLDTPILYLKSEEAFAGLTARERHYAHHLSRASWWGGFIVLCQTSPESPLIFSLLTRVFRSQPIDTLQEIAIEKAGFTEDEFKSLLIYYSGLAYNMGNYLGFGDRKFIPSVSREKLETLIKASKANLEAPDVIQKYLNQALGPSYDLQENKRFLGMPPSGVTMYFTPNCTQEDAELAKEYMASKNIEAWNNRLLKYEKNGQTMYDIRIASIEQGHAEDITVDCEEFQGHKFCVSRGDYSFFLQKMIEELQLAKDYTASDVEIRMLDKYIECFSKGSVKAHKDGSTFWVKNKSPAVETYMGFIEVYRDPVNQRAEFESFVAVVNREQSRKFDTLVARAEKEFLPLLPWGKDFEEDVFMRPDFSSLDILTFASSGLPIGINIPNYKDVKEEQGFKNVSLTNVMAARTGIKGGPFLSEADHALREKHGALALEIQVGLHELLGHGCGKFLRRKDDGSLNFDPVKMKNPYTGDKVLFYEKGENYNSRFTNLASAYEECRAETVALYLGLVDDILDVFGVLAEDRENVKYVSWLDMMYAGLRGLEMYQPSQGKWGQAHSQARYVILRVALEAGQGLVNITQTTGSDGLPDLRLTLDKTKIHTVGHKAMGDFLSKLQVYRSMGDSESGRAMFEKYSEVPLDGPFPFSKWHEIVVRKRRPRMILAMPNTRIVGEDIELVSYTEAIDCVTKSWVDRFSSEEYDAIECALTAFARGWTE from the coding sequence ATGAGTTCTCAACATGAACTACCCCTAGACACACCTATACTGTATCTCAAGAGTGAAGAAGCCTTTGCTGGCCTTACTGCCCGTGAACGTCATTATGCACATCACCTTTCTAGGGCGTCATGGTGGGGTGGTTTTATAGTCTTATGTCAGACCTCCCCTGAGAGCCCCTTGATATTCAGCCTGTTGACTCGAGTCTTCAGGTCACAACCTATTGATACCCTACAAGAAATAGCCATAGAGAAAGCAGGCTTCACAGAGGATGAGTTTAAATCACTCTTGATCTACTATTCTGGTCTAGCATACAATATGGGGAATTATTTAGGTTTTGGTGATAGAAAGTTTATTCCTAGTGTGAGCCGGGAGAAGTTAGAAACTCTGATAAAAGCTTCTAAGGCAAATCTTGAGGCACCAGATGTAATTCAGAAGTATCTGAATCAGGCTTTAGGACCATCATATGATTTACAGGAAAACAAAAGGTTCCTTGGTATGCCTCCTTCTGGAGTCACAATGTATTTCACACCAAACTGTACACAAGAGGATGCTGAACTAGCCAAGGAATATATGGCTTCAAAGAACATTGAAGCATGGAATAATCGTTtgctgaaatatgaaaaaaatggtcAAACTATGTATGACATTCGAATAGCTTCTATTGAACAGGGACATGCTGAAGATATTACAGTTGATTGTGAGGAATTTCAGGGCCACAAGTTTTGTGTGAGTAGGGGGGactattcttttttccttcagaAGATGATTGAAGAACTCCAGCTAGCAAAAGATTACACTGCCAGTGATGTTGAGATTCGGATGCTTGACAAGTACATTGAGTGTTTTAGCAAGGGATCAGTAAAAGCTCACAAGGATGGATCAACCTTTTGGGTGAAGAATAAGTCCCCAGCAGTTGAAACATATATGGGCTTCATTGAGGTTTACAGAGACCCAGTAAATCAGCGTGCTGAATTTGAATCTTTTGTTGCAGTTGTAAACAGAGAGCAATCTCGAAAGTTTGATACTCTTGTAGCCCGAGCTGAGAAGGAGTTTTTACCTCTTCTTCCATGGGGTAAAGATTTTGAAGAGGATGTATTTATGCGACCAGATTTTTCTTCATTAGATATattgacttttgcatcatctggaCTACCTATTGGCATTAACATCCCAAATTACAAGGATGTAAAAGAAGAGCAGGGTTTTAAGAATGTGAGTTTGACTAATGTCATGGCTGCACGTACTGGTATAAAAGGTGGTCCATTCCTTTCCGAAGCAGATCATGCATTACGGGAAAAGCATGGGGCTTTGGCCTTGGAAATCCAGGTAGGGCTTCATGAACTTCTTGGACATGGTTGTGGAAAGTTCCTTCGACGCAAAGATGATGGATCTCTTAATTTTGATCCAGTAAAAATGAAGAACCCATACACGGGGGATAAAGTGTTGTTTtatgaaaaaggagaaaattaCAATTCACGTTTCACCAACTTAGCCAGCGCTTATGAGGAATGCAGAGCTGAAACTGTAGCACTGTACCTAGGACTTGTTGATGACATTCTTGATGTCTTTGGAGTGCTTGCTGAAGACCGTGAGAATGTAAAGTATGTTTCATGGTTGGATATGATGTATGCAGGCCTTAGGGGTTTAGAAATGTATCAGCCTAGCCAAGGAAAATGGGGTCAGGCTCATTCTCAAGCACGTTATGTAATCTTGCGAGTTGCTCTAGAGGCTGGGCAAGGGTTAGTTAACATCACCCAAACAACTGGTAGTGATGGTCTACCTGATCTACGTCTCACCCTTGACAAGACCAAAATCCATACTGTTGGACACAAGGCTATGGGGGATTTTCTGAGCAAACTTCAGGTATACAGATCAATGGGTGATTCAGAATCAGGTCGAGCTATGTTTGAGAAGTACTCCGAGGTACCACTAGATGGTCCATTTCCTTTCAGTAAGTGGCATGAGATTGTAGTGAGGAAACGTAGACCACGCATGATTCTAGCTATGCCCAACACTCGCATAGTGGGAGAAGATATTGAGCTTGTGTCGTATACTGAAGCAATAGACTGTGTAACAAAATCTTGGGTTGATCGCTTCTCCTCAGAGGAATATGATGCTATAGAATGTGCTCTAACAGCCTTTGCTAGAGGCTGGACAGAATGA